The Megalops cyprinoides isolate fMegCyp1 chromosome 22, fMegCyp1.pri, whole genome shotgun sequence genome contains a region encoding:
- the LOC118769485 gene encoding neuropeptide Y receptor type 5-like, producing MDLAYANGSELPTDNATALLYNSYMPLWEDFNSSVNDLRYFLIGLYTTVSVLGLLGNILILTALARKWKEKTIINFLVGNLAFSDILVVLFCSPFTLTCVLLDHWIFGEAMCHIVPFLQCVSVVVSTLVLMSIAMVRYHMISRPLSNHLSVNSGYLLLIAIWMLGLSICSPLPIFHTTVDLSETFHLESLQNKSLCIESWPSAGYRIAFTICLLFIQYILPVACLTVSHATVCRRVSSGVPIQPPPQVEENEMIRLTLQQPDRRVFLPRRFSNSERWRLALARKQRRRYSKKACTVGPATSSQDSQGSAKRLQGGDHQRPSALLLRSVPVCFELKDDETTAAELRKMLATSKSVSRMRKRSRSVFIKLTVVVLAFAVSWMPLHVFHLLTDFSANLISSRHFKLIYCICHLLGMMSCCLNPILYGFLNNGIKSDLLSLIKCFYIM from the coding sequence ATGGATTTGGCATATGCCAACGGAAGTGAACTGCCCACTGACAATGCCACTGCATTGCTGTACAACTCATACATGCCATTATGGGAAGATTTCAATAGCAGTGTAAATGACCTGCGTTACTTCCTGATAGGACTGTACACAACAGTCAGCGTCTTGGGTCTGCTGGGAAACATTCTCATATTGACCGCACTGGCCAGGAAGTGGAAGGAAAAGACCATCATCAACTTTCTTGTGGGTAACCTGGCATTCTCAGACATTTTGGTGGTCCTGTTTTGCTCTCCATTTACTCTGACCTGCGTATTGCTGGATCACTGGATATTTGGGGAGGCCATGTGTCACATTGTCCCGTTCTTgcaatgtgtgtctgtggtggtcTCAACACTGGTGCTGATGTCTATCGCTATGGTGAGGTATCACATGATCAGCCGCCCTTTGTCCAATCACTTGTCTGTGAACTCCGGATACCTTCTCCTTATCGCAATCTGGATGCTCGGCCTCTCCATCTGCTCCCCTTTGCCGATATTCCACACCACCGTGGACCTGAGCGAGACCTTCCACCTGGAGTCTCTGCAGAACAAGTCGCTGTGCATCGAGTCGTGGCCCTCTGCCGGGTACAGGATAGCCTTCACGATCTGCCTGCTGTTCATCCAGTACATACTGCCGGTGGCCTGCCTCACGGTCAGCCACGCCACCGTTTGCAGGAGGGTCAGTTCCGGAGTCCCCATCCAGCCACCGCCTCAGGTGGAAGAGAATGAAATGATCAGGTTGACCCTCCAGCAGCCTGACCGACGGGTCTTCTTACCGCGCCGCTTCTCCAACTCCGAGAGGTGGAGGCTGGCGCTGGCCAGGAAGCAGAGGAGACGCTACAGCAAAAAGGCGTGCACGGTGGGCCCGGCCACGTCCAGCCAGGACTCCCAGGGCTCCGCCAAACGGCTGCAGGGTGGAGACCACCAGAGGCCCTCGGCCCTGCTCCTGCGTAGCGTCCCGGTGTGCTTCGAGCTGAAGGACGACGAGACCACTGCCGCGGAGCTGCGCAAAATGCTCGCCACCTCCAAGTCCGTCTCCAGGATGAGGAAGAGGTCCAGGAGCGTGTTCATCAAGCTGACCGTGGTGGTCCTGGCGTTCGCCGTAAGCTGGATGCCGCTGCACGTTTTCCACCTGCTGACAGACTTCAGTGCCAACCTGATATCCAGCCGCCACTTCAAACTGATCTACTGCATCTGTCATCTGCTGGGGATGATGTCCTGCTGCTTAAACCCTATTCTCTATGGATTCTTAAATAATGGGATCAAATCTGACTTACTGTCCTTGATCAAGTGtttttatataatgtaa
- the tma16 gene encoding translation machinery-associated protein 16, producing the protein MPKALKNKGTQEKKVVHPYSRKAAYIARGVIKQERKEKLKNEKALRLNAIGEKLLWFQNQLDPAKEEYTKEDACEIIERYLHRFDTELEQIELVNGIKGRQGRLHGSRENVIKQTVERERALYEGNGFEIPDIINCKHLKTFREWNGDLKKLPNIKMRRVSPKAAGSVQKDVQQESPSEELQEDTLSEDLEAESPDEDL; encoded by the exons ATG CCTAAGGCCTTGAAAAATAAAGGAACGCAAGAGAAGAAGGTGGTTCATCCATACAGTAGGAAAGCAGCTTACATTGCAAGAGGGGTTATCaaacaagagagaaaagagaa ACTGAAGAATGAAAAAGCCTTGCGACTAAATGCAATCG gtGAAAAGCTCCTTTGGTTCCAGAACCAGCTCGATCCTGCGAAAGAAGAATACACTAAGGAGGATGCTTGCGAAATCATTGAACG GTATCTGCATCGCTTTGACACTGAGCTGGAGCAGATAGAACTGGTGAATGGAATTAAAGGTAGGCAGGGACGCCTGCACGGATCCAGAGAGAACGTCATCAAACAGACTGTGGAACGCGAGAGAGCTCTCTACGAGGGAAACGGATTTG aaattccTGACATTATCAATtgtaaacatctgaaaacattcag AGAATGGAACGGTGATTTGAAGAAGCTTCCAAATATAAAAATGCGCCGAGTGTCACCGAAAGCAGCTGGAAGTGTACAGAAAGACGTGCAGCAGGAGAGTCCCTCAGAGGAGCTGCAAGAGGACACCTTGTCTGAAGACTTGGAGGCAGAGTCGCCAGACGAAGATTTATAA
- the march1 gene encoding E3 ubiquitin-protein ligase MARCHF1, protein MNGSGRCERNDISVVPARETASNGRSSSRTKEKNKDGESEKAPRRSGSRSSNISKASSSTTGLGQTSVSRTSVTPSSQDICSCLFTFSSPLSIVHLCMLSLAPLQIGCSARLSSGPLPKVEEDRFEQCTPVTVLTASGQQVGKRQVKRRHRRKKEACHVCACVNAPEGRGPHRDCSRHPGGPRRDADSSSEDENWRQARSWSRERAKRSRRRSQAGKERERAPEHEAMELVSLGSEEDDRKDKENHAPPQETGCTGLKNRRKPSAKKEDRPPCDDARTPVPVQRKAGSFRDTQGNACSPRSSSPHEEDCITKIYEEPGAQDEVLSAPSGRRSACQNGTAQILYTDDDMEVCRICHCEGDEECPLITPCRCTGSLRFVHQGCLHQWIKSSDTRCCELCKYDFIMETQLKPLRKWEKLQMSASERRKIICSVTFHIIAVTCVVWSLYVLIDRTAEEIKQGKENGVLEWPFWTKLIVVAIGFTGGLIFMYIQCKVYLQLWRRLKAFNRIIFVQNCPDTVKKSEEKIVPPNQTNGRHDSVEVPVSQTETNSHRPAGGAAVPEVAPV, encoded by the exons AGCGAGAAAGCACCCAGGCGTTCTGGGAGTCGATCCAGTAACATCTCCAAG GCAAGCAGTTCCACAACAGGACTAGGACAAACAAGTGTTTCTCGGACCTCAGTGACTCCCTCTTCTCAGGATATTTGCAG CTGTCTCTTCACCTTCTCTTCTCCGCTTTCCATTGTCCATCTCTGCATGCTGTCGCTGGCTCCGCTCCAAATCGGCTGCTCTGCTCGGCTCAGCTCCGGCCCTCTGCCCAAGGTGGAGGAGGACCGCTTTGAGCAGTGCACTCCCGTCACGGTTCTGACCGCCTCGGGTCAACAGGTGGGTAAGAGGCAGGTGAAAAGGCGGCACAGGCGGAAGAAGGAGGCCTGCCACGTCTGCGCATGCGTGAACGCCCCCGAGGGCCGCGGGCCCCACCGTGACTGCTCCCGGCACCCCGGCGGTCCCCGGCGGGACGCCGACTCCTCCTCGGAGGACGAGAACTGGAGGCAGGCACGCAGCTGGAGCCGGGAGAGGGCGAAGAGGAGCAGGCGGCGCAGCCAGGCCGGCAAGGAGCGGGAGAGGGCCCCCGAGCACGAGGCCATGGAGCTGGTCTCGCTGGGGTCCGAAGAGGATGACAGAAAGGACAAGGAGAACCACGCGCCCCCGCAGGAGACTGGCTGCACAGGCCTGAAGAACCGGCGGAAGCCGTCGGCGAAGAAGGAAGACCGGCCGCCGTGCGATGACGCGAGGACCCCCGTTCCTGTGCAGAGGAAGGCGGGGAGCTTCCGAGACACACAGGGCAATGCATGCAGCCCCAGAAGCTCCTCCCCTCACGAGGAAGACTGCATCACCAAGATATACGAGGAGCCGGGAGCACAGGATGAGGTCCTGTCCGCGCCCTCGGGCAGGAGGTCAGCGTGTCAGAACGGCACAGCGCAGATACTGTACACAGATGATGACATGGAGGTGTGCAG GATCTGTCACTGCGAGGGCGACGAGGAGTGCCCCCTCATCACGCCGTGCCGCTGCACCGGCAGCCTGCGCTTCGTGCACCAGGGCTGCCTGCACCAGTGGATCAAGAGCTCCGACACGCGCTGCTGCGAGCTCTGCAAGTATGACTTCATCATGGAGACGCAGCTCAAGCCCCTGCGCAAG TGGGAGAAGCTTCAGATGTCTGCGAGTGAGAGGAGGAAGATAATCTGTTCTGTGACCTTCCACATCATTGCCGTCACATGCGTCGTGTGGTCCCTTTACGTATTAATCGACAGAACAGCCGAGGAGATCaaacaaggaaaggaaaatg GCGTGCTGGAGTGGCCGTTCTGGACAAAGCTCATTGTTGTGGCCATTGGCTTCACTGGAGGTCTGATCTTCATGTACATTCAGTGCAAAGTCTACCTTCAACTCTGGCGACGACTCAAGGCGTTCAACCGGATCATTTTCGTCCAGAACTGTCCGGACACTGTCAAAAAATCGGAGGAAAAGATTGTTCCTCCCAATCAAACAAATGGCAGACACGACTCGGTGGAagtgccagtgtctcagacagaaacaaactcTCAcagaccagcagggggcgctgctgttCCTGAAGTAGCACCTGTTTGA